The genomic region CAGTTCATCCTGGCGGACCGGATCGACCTGGCCGAGGAGCGGCTGAACGAGTACCTGGAGATCTTCGGCGACCGCTACTTCATCGAGATCCAGGACCACGGCCTCGAAGAGCAGAAGAAGGTCAACGCGGTGCTGCGCGAGTTCGCGCAAAAGTACGGGCTAGGCATGGTGGCCACCAACGACGGCCACTACGTCAAGCAGGAGGACGCCCGCGCCCACGAAGTGCTGCTGGCCATCCAGTCGAAGGCCACGCTGGCCGACGAGGACCGCTGGAAGTTCCCCTGCGACGAGTTCTACGTCAAGACGCCCGAGGAGATGAAGCAGGCGCTCCCCGACTGGCCCGACGAGATCTTCAGCAACAGCGCCGAGATCGCCGCGATGTGCAACGTCGAGCTGCCGGTGGGTGACAAGATGACCTACCGCATCCCGCGCTACCCGCTGCCCGAGGGGCGCGACGAGAACCAGTACCTGCGCGAGCTGACCTTCAAGGGGCTGTTGGAGCGCTACCCCGACCGGGTGAACCCGGCGCTCTACCGCGCTTACCTCACGCGGCTGGAGATCGAACCGGCCGAGGACGAAGAAGACCTGATCCTGCAGCTCGCGAGGCTGGACCGAGAGGCGCGGGAGCGGGTGGACTTCTTCCCGGACGTGCGCAACGTCCAGGACTGGGACGGCTGGGCCACGCTGGCGCGGGCCGAGTACGAGCTGGGCACGATCGAGCAGATGGGTTTTCCGGGGTACCTGCTGATCGTGCAGGACTACATCAACTGGGCCAAGGACCACGGCATCAGCGTGGGTCCGGGGCGCGGTAGCGCCGCGGGCAGCCTGGTGGCCTACGCGATCCGGATCACCAACATCGACCCGCTCGAGTTCGGCCTGCTCTTCGAGCGCTTTTTAAACCCCGCGCGGGTGAGCATGCCCGACATCGACACCGATTTCTCGGACGTGCGCCGCGACGAGGTGATCGACTACGTGCGCGAGCGCTACGGCGAGGACAAGGTGGCCCAGATCGCCACCTTCGGGACGCTGGCCTCCAAGGCGGCGCTCAAGGACGTGGCCCGGGTCTACGGGCTCGAGTACAAGCGCGCCGAGCAGCTGGCGAAGCTGATCCCCACCGTCTTCGGCAAGCCGCTGCCGCTGGCGCAGGCGATGGAGCAGATCCCCGAGCTGAAGGCGGCGATGCGTCAGGACGAGACGGTGCGCGAGGTTTTGGATATCGCCCAGCGCCTCGAGGGGCTCAACCGCCACGCCTCGGTGCACGCCGCCGGCGTGGTGATCGCCGACGAGCCGTTGACCGACCTGGTGCCGCTGATGCGCGATACCCGCGGCGACGGCGTCGTCACCCAGTACGACATGGGGTCGGTGGAGGCCCTGGGCCTCCTCAAGATGGACTTCCTGGGTTTGCGCACGCTCTCGTTCCTGGACGAGGCCCGGCGCATCGTCAAGGAGTCCGCGGGGGTGGAGCTCGACTACGACCGCCTGCCCCTCGACGACCCCAAGACCTTCGAGATGCTGAGCCGCGGCGACACCAAGGGCGTCTTCCAGCTCGAGGGCACGGGAATGACGAACACGGTCAAGGCCTTCAAGCCCGAGCGGCTGCACGACATCATCGCCATCGTCTCGCTCTACCGGCCGGGGCCGATGGACAACATCCCCACCTACCTGCGCCGCCGCCACGGGCAGGAACCGGTGAGCTACGCCGAGTTTCCCCACGCCGCCGAGATGCTTGAGCCCATCCTGGCCGAGACCTACGGCATCCCCGTTTACCAGGAGCAGATTATGCAGATCGCCAGCGCCGTGGCCGGCTACACCCTGGGCGAAGCCGACCTGCTGCGCCGCGCGATGGGGAAGAAGAAGGTCGAGGAGCTGAAAGCCCACCGCGACCGCTTTATCACCGGGGCCGAGAAGCGGGGCGTTCCGCCCGACGAGGCCAGCCGCATCTTCGACCTGCTCGAGGCCTTTGCCAACTACGGTTTCAACAAGTCGCACGCCGCGGCCTACTCGCTGATCTCGTACCAGACGGCCTACGTCAAGGCCCACTTCCCGGTCGAGTTCATGGCCGCGTTGCTCACAGTGGAACGCCGCAACTCGGACAAGGTGGCCGAGTACATCCGCGACGCCGAGGCCGGCGGCATCCACGTGCTGCCGCCCGACATCAACCGCTCCGGCGCCGACTTCCGCGTCGTCGGGCGCGAGATCCTCTTCGGCCTCTCGGCGGTCAAGAACGTGGGCGAGGGGGCGGTGGAGAGCATCCTCGCCGAGCGGGAAAAGGGCGGCCCCTACCGGAGCCTGCCCGACTTCCTCAGACGGGTGGACCTGCACCACGTCAACAAGCGGGCGCTCGAGTCGCTCATCAAGGCCGGCGCTTTCGACGCCTTCGGTGAACGCGGGCAGATGCTCGACGCCATGGAGGGGTTGCTCAAGTGGGCCGCCGCCGAGCAGCAGAAGGCCGCGGGCGGCCTCACCGGCCTCTTCGACGACGGCCTCACCGAGCCGCCGCTGCCCGAGACCGCGCCGCTCGAAGAGGTGATCCGGCTGCGCTTCGAGAAGGAAGCCCTGGGCATCTACGTGACCGGGCACCCGCTCGAGCACTACCCCGGCCTCGCCGAGGCGGCCACCTGCCAGGTCACCGAGCTGCCCCGCTGGTACGAGCAGAACTCGGGTTCCAAGTCGCGGGTGCGGGTACTGCTCGCGGGAATGGTGGAGCAGATCGTGCGCCGCTCCACCCGCTCGGGCGGGATGATGGCCCGCTTCAACCTGGCCGACGCCTCGGGGGCGCTCGAGGTCGTCGTCTTCGGCCGCGCCTACGACCGGGTGATGACCCGCGTCAAGGAGGACATGCCGGTCATCGCGGTCTGCGACGTGGAGCCCGACGCCGACGGCGAGAGCCTGCGGGTGATGGTGCAGGACGTCTTCCTCTACGAGGAGCTGGAAGGTCTGCCCCAGGTGCTCGAGCTGGGCTTCGACCTGAGCCTGATGGACGACGAGCGGCTGCTCGACCTGCGCAGCCTGCTCGACGAGCACCCGGGGGTGGTGCCCGTCTACCTGAAGGTGCGCGGGCCCGGGGGGTGGGCATTGCTGGAGGCGCGCGAGGTGCGCGTCGATCCCGGCGTGACCGCCGAGCTGGAAAAGCTGGAGGGGCTCGAGGTGCGCTCGCTGCCCGACCGCGAGGCGCTGCTCGCGGGCAAGCTGGGGGGCGAGGGCCAGGCCGAAGTGGTGCCCTTCTGAACCGGCCAAGCGCTGTAGCGTACGGGCCGTTCGCTGGTCCGCCGCTGGGGGGCGGACCGGCTTCTAACTACTACGCACCACGTACCGCCGTTATCCGTCATTCCGGGCGAGGGGGCCACTGGCCCGCGAGATCCTGGATCGGGTCCGGGACAGGTCCCGGATCAAGTCCGGGGCAGGTCCTGAATCTTGAAACGCGCGGAGAAGGAATCGGTCGCTCGAAGTATGGAAGGTGACGGCCGCTCCGGTTCGTTTGTCGCACGCGGCTACGCTAAGATCCCCGATCTCACCGGCTGCGCCGGTTCGTCGGGGATGACGAAAAAAGAGCGAGAAACCAATAACGACAAGATCTTAGGTCGTGATCGCCTAGCTCCCTTGACCCAGCTGGTGAAGAAGGGGAAAGGCCAAGACAAGATCCCCGATCTCGGCGCTACACGCCTCGTCGGGGATGACGGAAAGAGGGTGTGGGGTGCGGAAGGCGAAAGGGGTGATGGAAGCGAAAGAAGGGGAGGGGCGTGAAAGCAGCGGGTCTTCGCGGCCTCGGGAAGGCGAAGAATGGGCTGGCGGTCTTCCGGTCTTATCCGCTCCGCTCCTCCTTGTCAAACGTCTATCTACTACGCACCACGTACCGCCGGTATCCGTCATTCCGGACGAGGGGGCCACGCGGCCCCCGAGAGCCGGAATCTTGCTGGGGGCGAATAAGGGGACCGATCGCTCGAAAAGCGGAGGATTATGGCGGCGCATCGGTGCGCTTTCTCCTGAGGCGAACGACCACGACAAGATCCCCGATCTCACAGGCTGCGCCGGTTCGTCGGGGATGACGAGGAGGGGACGAGGAAGCACAACAGACAAGACCCCGGGTCGCACGGCCTGCGGCCGCTTGCCCGGGGTGACGAGGGGGCGGCTGAAGCAACAACGGTCAGAGCCCCGAGATCGGGACTCTGCGCCTCGTCGGGGATGGCGAGCAAGTGGTGGTCAGTAGGGGGGCAGGAGGGCCACGATGTCGGCAGCAGACGTCCAGCGTCTGCGGCCACCCTCAAACTGCCCCTTACCGCTCCGGCCCCGATCCGCCCACCACCTACCACGTACTACGTACCACGTACCGCCTTTACGCCCGCATCGGCCGCGGCGGGCGGCCCTGCGGCTGGTCGGGGTCCTCCCAGGCGATCTCCACCAGGTCGATCAGGTCGCCCACGGGTACGCCCCAGCGGGCGCTCAGCCGGGCCAGGTGCCGGCCCAGGCGTTTGAGCTGCTCGATGTAGGCCGGGT from Oceanithermus desulfurans harbors:
- the dnaE gene encoding DNA polymerase III subunit alpha, coding for MKFAHLHQHTQFSLLDGAAKLDELIQWVKQTTPEDPALATTDHGNLFGAVQFYKKATAAGVKPIIGYEAYVAAESRFDRTMRKGLDGGYFHLTLLAKDFVGYQNLVRLASRAYLEGFYMKPRIDREILREHNEGIIALSGCLGAEIPQFILADRIDLAEERLNEYLEIFGDRYFIEIQDHGLEEQKKVNAVLREFAQKYGLGMVATNDGHYVKQEDARAHEVLLAIQSKATLADEDRWKFPCDEFYVKTPEEMKQALPDWPDEIFSNSAEIAAMCNVELPVGDKMTYRIPRYPLPEGRDENQYLRELTFKGLLERYPDRVNPALYRAYLTRLEIEPAEDEEDLILQLARLDREARERVDFFPDVRNVQDWDGWATLARAEYELGTIEQMGFPGYLLIVQDYINWAKDHGISVGPGRGSAAGSLVAYAIRITNIDPLEFGLLFERFLNPARVSMPDIDTDFSDVRRDEVIDYVRERYGEDKVAQIATFGTLASKAALKDVARVYGLEYKRAEQLAKLIPTVFGKPLPLAQAMEQIPELKAAMRQDETVREVLDIAQRLEGLNRHASVHAAGVVIADEPLTDLVPLMRDTRGDGVVTQYDMGSVEALGLLKMDFLGLRTLSFLDEARRIVKESAGVELDYDRLPLDDPKTFEMLSRGDTKGVFQLEGTGMTNTVKAFKPERLHDIIAIVSLYRPGPMDNIPTYLRRRHGQEPVSYAEFPHAAEMLEPILAETYGIPVYQEQIMQIASAVAGYTLGEADLLRRAMGKKKVEELKAHRDRFITGAEKRGVPPDEASRIFDLLEAFANYGFNKSHAAAYSLISYQTAYVKAHFPVEFMAALLTVERRNSDKVAEYIRDAEAGGIHVLPPDINRSGADFRVVGREILFGLSAVKNVGEGAVESILAEREKGGPYRSLPDFLRRVDLHHVNKRALESLIKAGAFDAFGERGQMLDAMEGLLKWAAAEQQKAAGGLTGLFDDGLTEPPLPETAPLEEVIRLRFEKEALGIYVTGHPLEHYPGLAEAATCQVTELPRWYEQNSGSKSRVRVLLAGMVEQIVRRSTRSGGMMARFNLADASGALEVVVFGRAYDRVMTRVKEDMPVIAVCDVEPDADGESLRVMVQDVFLYEELEGLPQVLELGFDLSLMDDERLLDLRSLLDEHPGVVPVYLKVRGPGGWALLEAREVRVDPGVTAELEKLEGLEVRSLPDREALLAGKLGGEGQAEVVPF